cttcaaaaagaaaaccatgCTTCTGCAAAAAGAACTCAAATTCCCTAGCCTGCATCGCTTTCCACTGCTCGTAAAATCTCTTCATATCCTTTGAGGCAAGCTTACTCAATCCTTGTTGAGCAGTAAGTTCATCCATGCCAAGACCCACTATCGATCTAACAAGAGAAGACTTTGTAAAAGAGACTTCTCCTTCATCCATCACCTCATCTTCACAGTTGTTTTTACTGTTGGGCAAAGAAGAATCAAGTTCATGCTTCACAGACTCAAACTTACTACTCTTCTTCGACTTCTCATTAGATTTCATACCAGATGCAAGAGCCATTCTAATACCTCCCCAAACTAACTTAGACAATTCAAAAGCCTTGCGATCATGAGGTTTGACGAAAGTAGGTTCAACACCATCCTTGGCTTTACCAAGATTGTTCTCATACTTCTTCTTTAAAGCCCTAAGCTTTTCCATAAGCTGATTCTTACTAACATCAAAACTAATAGATTTTTTCACCAACTCATAAACCTTATTCGTATTACTTACCCCTGTATCTTTTTTGTCATCAATCAGACCTTGTAAAACcacaatctcatcatcttcagtCCAAAGTCGCTGGAAATAAGTTTTCTTCGTCTCTTCTCCTCCGCCaccactcttcttcttctcctcttcccCTGAAACCTTCTTAGCCCTCTTCACATCCATAGACACTGCTGCTTCATCCACTTCAAGAGAACGTTTAGCCCCAGATTTCTCGGAGGTTTTCACCTTCTTAGCCCTCTTCACATCCACAGGATTCGTCACAActtgatctttcttcttctcgagTTCAGAGTCTGAATCGGTTTCTTCATCCGAACCAGATTCGGAATCGGAAACGGCGTCGAGAGTCGTCTTCAAAGGTGATGGGTTTTCAGAGGAAacgtcatcttcatcatccgAAGAAGAGTTTCGTGCGATTTCTTTACCTTCTTCGTCGCTTGAAGAAGCACTCGGCGGATCTTCTAACGGATTGAAACGTCTCGACattgttttagggtttatgggACTTTGGAGAGACTTAAGAGGTTGAAATTGAGATTTTTGCTTTGCTGCCTTCACCACTTCGttcttagggtttatatatattgaacaaagtgtctctctgttttccaaaaataaataatcaaaaaattattggaaaacgtataaaattatttattgtttttcctctttttttgcATGACGTTTAGATTTCCGATTTCCTTCcttaaaaatttggaaattagCTATATTGACCAATTTTATTTCCCTATATTTTATCTCTTACAAATAAATGTTAGATCTCTCTTTTCACAACAACACCCGAATATGACCGCTCATTCAATCGTCGCACACGTTGATAGCGTCCTTCCCAAGAAATCTCGTGAGATCGACCGTCGCCGCCGCAGACGGAagcggaagaagaagaacaaagcatCTCAGGCCGATGTAGATGCAATGGACGTGTCAAAATCTCTGTCAAGCACTCCTACTGGTATTGAGACACCGGATGCAATTGAACTTCGTAAGGAACAGAGAAAGGAACCTGATAGGGCTCTATACCAGGTACTTGAAGAAAAGGGAGAGAGTGTTGTTGCTCCTGGAACATTGCTGAGAACTACACACACATACGTTATTAAGACTGGTACTCAGGACAAGACGGGAACCAAAAGGGTTGATTTGCTGAGAGGGCAAAAGACAGATAGAGTGGATTTCAGTTTACAGCCAGAAGAGCTGGATGCTATGGGAAATGTTTTACAGTATGAGGAGgcaagagaagaggagaaataGCGCAATAAGCCAGTGGACTTGAGTGACATGGTCGTCGAGCATGTGTAGCAGAATAGTAGGAAGAGGAAAATgcatggcaaggaagagaagaaaaagaaagatttcaaCTTCTGAGGTGCGTTAtggaagagacaaaaaaaaaaagattttagattCTGGACATGAGACATAGAAAGAGATTCATGTTCCAGAATTATTAGTCTTGAGTAAGAGATCTTGAGTTTTTAGTCTTAAtgcttattaaaaaaaaaaaaaaatgttagaccACCAATgatgtaaatttttaaataggTGATTGCATCATTGTGTAAACctaatatttacattttgaagGATTTGGTCTTTCTGCAGTATGTAAGTTAATTCAATCCCCTTATTATTCTGACTTGTAAGGGGATTCAAACCCCATCAATGGTTTCTAAACTtaagtttcttattttagaGAGATaagttttattataaaaaaatgtgtgggtttTTTGATTAATGAAGAAACCATCTCCAAAATActttatataagaaattttggagagaatttctaaatatttaagaaacccacataattaaataatattatttttgttgttttaatgtTAAGAAACTTATATTTAGAAACCACCAATGAAATTCCTCTAAACATTAACATTGCATAtagtcataaaaaaaatatctattttctttttggttctctTTTTAATATAGCTTTCTTGGTCAACACTTATTCTTAAATATcttagaaattaataaattatttcgtAACTCGTTGAAAGATAACTGGCCACACTTTTTGTGTATGACTCAGACATAGTTTTTGTCCACTCGGTCCCATCATGCAAGTAGATAAACACTGAATCACCAAATCTTGTTTGAGatttagaaaaaaaggaaGCTCCAAGAGATGGCAAGAGTTGTTAAAATCGATTCTGCAGAGTCATGGAATTTCTATGTGAGTCAAGCCAAGAATCAGAATTGTCCCGTAagtctctcttcctcttatcACTTTCGTTTTCTAGTAGCCAAAATGAAATCTGATTTAGATCCAAGACCTATGAAAGAATCAAGATCTTAGGATTAGAGTTTTATGGAGAATTTGATTTACAATTGGTTAAATCCAAATTGTGTTACTCTTTAAGATATGAAGTTAGTGAGAATGAACCATGAATATTAATGTTCAGGATTGTGAATGAATGGCTCTgtcttgtttgtttatatgaatTACCAAGAACGGTTGTTCCTTTATGGTTTTTTGCAGATTGTGGCTCATTTCACTGCATTATGGTGTATTCCTTCTGTGTTTATGAACTCCTTCTTCGAAGAGCTTGCGTTTAACTATAAGGATGCTCTGTTTCTAAtagttgatgttgatgaagttAAGGTAAAACTACTTATGTGTCTCTCTACTTGATATGTCTTTCTACTTTGGCTTCTTTGTTGAAGAGAAGTGTTTAACCATCAAGAGTAAAAGATTTAAACAGTTGCTAAATTGGTAGATGATTAatggtttttctttgttttttactatGTTGGATTGGTCAGGAAGTGGCAAGTCAACTAGAGGTAAAGGCGATGCcaactttcttgttcttgaaggATGGTAATGCGATGGACAAACTCGTGGGCGCAAACCCTGATGAGATTAAGAAACGGGTCGATGGTTTCGTTCAGTCCTCACGTGTTGTTCATATTGCTTAAGAGAGATTTATAGATACGAGCAGAATACTAAATAAAGTTTGTGTGAAGTG
This sequence is a window from Arabidopsis thaliana chromosome 1 sequence. Protein-coding genes within it:
- a CDS encoding DNA-binding storekeeper protein-related transcriptional regulator (DNA-binding storekeeper protein-related transcriptional regulator; CONTAINS InterPro DOMAIN/s: Protein of unknown function DUF573 (InterPro:IPR007592); BEST Arabidopsis thaliana protein match is: DNA-binding storekeeper protein-related transcriptional regulator (TAIR:AT1G61730.1); Has 6244 Blast hits to 2746 proteins in 297 species: Archae - 0; Bacteria - 3717; Metazoa - 876; Fungi - 377; Plants - 483; Viruses - 20; Other Eukaryotes - 771 (source: NCBI BLink).), which produces MSRRFNPLEDPPSASSSDEEGKEIARNSSSDDEDDVSSENPSPLKTTLDAVSDSESGSDEETDSDSELEKKKDQVVTNPVDVKRAKKVKTSEKSGAKRSLEVDEAAVSMDVKRAKKVSGEEEKKKSGGGGEETKKTYFQRLWTEDDEIVVLQGLIDDKKDTGVSNTNKVYELVKKSISFDVSKNQLMEKLRALKKKYENNLGKAKDGVEPTFVKPHDRKAFELSKLVWGGIRMALASGMKSNEKSKKSSKFESVKHELDSSLPNSKNNCEDEVMDEGEVSFTKSSLVRSIVGLGMDELTAQQGLSKLASKDMKRFYEQWKAMQAREFEFFLQKHGFLFEVLSKISEAFGSNA
- a CDS encoding DNA-binding storekeeper protein-related transcriptional regulator; amino-acid sequence: MSRRFNPLEDPPSASSSDEEGKEIARNSSSDDEDDVSSENPSPLKTTLDAVSDSESGSDEETDSDSELEKKKDQVVTNPVDVKRAKKVSGEEEKKKSGGGGEETKKTYFQRLWTEDDEIVVLQGLIDDKKDTGVSNTNKVYELVKKSISFDVSKNQLMEKLRALKKKYENNLGKAKDGVEPTFVKPHDRKAFELSKLVWGGIRMALASGMKSNEKSKKSSKFESVKHELDSSLPNSKNNCEDEVMDEGEVSFTKSSLVRSIVGLGMDELTAQQGLSKLASKDMKRFYEQWKAMQAREFEFFLQKHGFLFEVLSKISEAFGSNA
- the CXXS1 gene encoding C-terminal cysteine residue is changed to a serine 1 (C-terminal cysteine residue is changed to a serine 1 (CXXS1); CONTAINS InterPro DOMAIN/s: Thioredoxin fold (InterPro:IPR012335), Thioredoxin, core (InterPro:IPR015467), Thioredoxin-like (InterPro:IPR017936), Thioredoxin domain (InterPro:IPR013766), Thioredoxin-like fold (InterPro:IPR012336); BEST Arabidopsis thaliana protein match is: thioredoxin H-type 1 (TAIR:AT3G51030.1); Has 9365 Blast hits to 9347 proteins in 2322 species: Archae - 165; Bacteria - 5071; Metazoa - 947; Fungi - 584; Plants - 1098; Viruses - 0; Other Eukaryotes - 1500 (source: NCBI BLink).); its protein translation is MARVVKIDSAESWNFYVSQAKNQNCPIVAHFTALWCIPSVFMNSFFEELAFNYKDALFLIVDVDEVKEVASQLEVKAMPTFLFLKDGNAMDKLVGANPDEIKKRVDGFVQSSRVVHIA
- a CDS encoding pliceosome associated protein-like protein (pliceosome associated protein-related; FUNCTIONS IN: molecular_function unknown; INVOLVED IN: biological_process unknown; LOCATED IN: chloroplast; EXPRESSED IN: male gametophyte, pollen tube; EXPRESSED DURING: L mature pollen stage, M germinated pollen stage; BEST Arabidopsis thaliana protein match is: proline-rich spliceosome-associated (PSP) family protein (TAIR:AT4G21660.2); Has 139 Blast hits to 132 proteins in 55 species: Archae - 0; Bacteria - 0; Metazoa - 92; Fungi - 0; Plants - 40; Viruses - 0; Other Eukaryotes - 7 (source: NCBI BLink).); amino-acid sequence: MTFRFPISFLKNLEISYIDQFYFPIFYLLQINVRSLFSQQHPNMTAHSIVAHVDSVLPKKSREIDRRRRRRKRKKKNKASQADVDAMDVSKSLSSTPTGIETPDAIELRKEQRKEPDRALYQVLEEKGESVVAPGTLLRTTHTYVIKTGTQDKTGTKRVDLLRGQKTDRVDFSLQPEELDAMGNVLQYEEAREEEK